The nucleotide window GACCCGGGAGAAATCCGgagcaaaagaaaaaacagaGGAGAAAGAAAGGCGGAAACCACGCCCCCTCCTGCACGCAGAAGGAGCAGCTGGCCCAAAAGCACGGCGGGCGAGCAGCACCGGTGCCGGTCCATTGTCTCCCGGCGGCCCCCCAGCCGCAGCGAGAGAGCCGCAGCGCCCCCTAGCCGCGCAACCGCCACAGCgcaggaggaaagagagaaaaacaacttTGATTGGCAGcgcggggaggaggaggaggctggagcATCCCGCATCCCCGCTGTTGCTGCCGCCTCGGACAGGACAAAGGGAGCGGAGGGCCAGCGCGCAGCGGCCGCCTTCCGGAGCCGGCCCGCGCAGCTCCTGGAGGCGTTCCTACATGCTTCCCGGCTGCACGCCCATAGTTTCCCTCTGGGCCGGTCCAGCTACTGCATCCTCCCCGCAGCTCTTTTGGGGCCGCAAAGCAAAGGGGGAGGGACGGGAccttagcgcccccccccccgccagaggGATAAAGCAGCACCTTCGGTTGTTCACCCCGGAATCCGGAAAGGGGAGCGCCAGCTGCAACTGCAGGGCTTGCAAGCTATTAGGGTGCGGGGGGCGCCCCCTTGAGCCGTTTAGCAGGACTGGAGAAGCGAAGGGGGCGTGCTGCCAGCCCCGAAGCTTGTTTACGCGGAAGCAAACGCCGTTCAATTAATTCAATTCTAAGCCAGAGTGCCAGGGCTGGAGactaaaaaaaggggtgggattGAATGAATGTGCTGGAATTTGGAAACCGGGGCAAAAGGGAGCTCGCCGGGAGTTTCGCCATCGCAGCCCTTGCCTTAGCGAGGGAAGAAGCCAGGGCAAGGGGTAACTGAGCTCCTGCCCTGCCTTGCCTGGGGGTCTATTTCGCCTACCAGCAGTACCCGGCTCTTTCGATGCTGGTCGGGCTTACCTGCAGCCTCTGGCACTGTTTTCCCCGGGGATGCTCCGTGGTCGGAGGACAGAGGATCATCTTCACCGGCCTGCCGGGTTGCCCCCCCTTCACTACATAGATAGGGCCGACTACCGGCCTCGGAGCTGCGACTAACCGGCGAAGCTCGCAAGTCCGGACAGCCCAGCCAGAGTCAAGCAGCTAGGGGGCGTGGCACGCTCGCATCGCCAGCCAACCACTTAAAAGGGGGCGGAGGCGGGAGAAAGCTTCCGGCCAATCAAGGGCGAGGGGGTGGGCCCCATAGAGGCTTGCGGCAGGCTGCTTGCAAGACCACGTGGGTCCGAACGGAAAGTTACCTGCCCATCAAATGGAGAAGCTCCGCCCATTTCAAGGGAAAGGGGTGGACCAGAGGATCCAGCGTGGTGTCCCTTGACAGCTCTTAAGGGAACCGTGTCCTATTTTTtaatttgtgtttatttttgacCGGAAAGGCATGGGTTAATTTCTTATGCGGATTTGTTTCCTCTGAGTACAATGTGCATAAGGCTGCAGCCTCCGAAGGAAAGGCCAAGTTCCAGGGAGCTTGGACAATCAAAACACTGCCCTAATTTTGGTTATTTTATATGTCCTTGTGTATGTGTTATGCATGTGATACATGCTGTTGTTTATGGTTACAGTATATATTACTGTAATTGTATATGGTGGACtacaaaaagagaaaagatgtTGCTGGTAACCTGAGAGTTTTAGTACAACCTTCTAAATCCACTCCGTTTctatttctcctttccctttccaggATCCTATAACTAGCAGCAAAATAGCACCATCCTTGCTTCAACCACCACAACCACCCTGCTTCTCTCATTGATGATAGCCCTTGAAACATTCAGTTGTAAGGAAAAAAATAATGCAAATATAAAACAGAGAGCTCTGGTGCTAGAGGCCAAGCCTAATCTGGAACTATAGATGTGTATGGACTGGCTAGTGCTTTGCACAGGGCCTGAAGGCCCTGACATTCAAACCAGGTTTTGCTTCTGAACATGGGAAGAAGAGTGCCTTCCATTCTCAGGAACTCACAACCCTCCTTGCCCATCATGAGACCTCCTCACTGGCCCACCCTGCTTGAAAGCATTGAGTCTGAAACCCAAGCATCTGCTTATGAACTGGGATCGCGTGATGGAAGGTATAGAAATATGGCTCGTTATAATATGACACAAATCCTTTACATAAATTATTACAAAATAAGAGGGATATAATATAAAGACAGCAGATTTGCATAACACCATCTGTTCATTATAAAGTAAATAGCTAAACAGCTGGATGACGATACATTGTGTACCCTCCATATTATATTGTATACACTTTTCCAATTGATATGCAAGAGATTCTGTGTTCATAGGATTACTTGCAATATGTCCCTGACCACCAAGGTCTGATGTGAAGACATCTTGCAACTGGGGCAGATGTTAGCCTGATTCAAACTATGGTACAGTGCAGAAAACTTCCTCACAGCAACTGACTGCTCTACAGAAGTGGGTAGATGGACTGAGGACTTGTTAACCCAGCAGCCATCGCAGCGATGCCTTTTGAGCTGGTCTGTCTTGGCTGTCCCCTCCTTTGTGACAATGGGGATCTCCCTTAGCCATTGGAGCCCATTTTGCAAATTGGGATGCAGCTTGCCTGGGGGTGCAGGGTTCTGGCTGCACCATGCACAAATGAACAATGTTTATAGTGTGAACCTGTTCTCATTATtcttttttaagaaagaaaacaaaggtcCCTCTTAAGAAGCAGAGAAACAACTCCCCACCCTTGCATCCCTGTGGAATGACAACCCATTTTCTCTGGCATAAAATTGTAGTATGCGGAGAAAATCTAGCATAAAAATCAAAACGCAGCCTTGAAGATTGTCAATTTCATCACATGGTCATAGTGCATCTAATGCCATGTTGCATCACAAGACATACAAACATGTTAAGGCAgagttcctgtccctttaacagatgcATTCATATATACAGAAGAGCTTTGCATAACCTGAAAGCTTGCACCCTATATTTTAAAGCATCCAGAATATTATAATCTTCCCACTTATGATGCATTTCTCATTCTGTGAAAACCAAGAAAGAAGGTTCTGACTTATGGCTGATGTGACACTATCTCTGGGGGTTAATTTCCATTTTAACAGGCCTCTCATATTCACAGAATCTGATCTGAGCATTTCTCTTAGGGCACTATAAAACATCACTTCTGCCTGTTTTACTGCACAAGGAAACAAGCAACAGAATTTCTGCTTTTGTTGCATCCTAATCCCTTATGTAGTATtctttcccctctgcctggcttcTAAGGGACTGGGAATGAAAACCCCCACCACTTACACTTTTCTTATGATGACCCAGCAAATGCTTCTGGTTTCCCCTAACCCTTTTCCAAGGAGGAAGGGTCATCATCTCAGCTCGGGGGGTTTCATCAAGGGCAGCAGGGAATGCACAAACCTGTACAGGCCCTGCAACTGCCCATccatgctccccccgccccccaacagcACTGTTTGCTGGGAGCTTCTTTTCACCGTGTTCTGGCAAATCTACTTTCTGCTGCAGCTTCCCTTCAGAGCTTCCAATCAGAAGCCTCCCTGGTGACATCAGTGTTAAAAACAGAAGGGCTCCCGCTCTGAATGCAAAATGGGTTCAATAGACAAGGCAGCTGCAGTTCGCTCTCAGCTCCAAAGTGCTTTTTCCGTAGCATCCCAAggaaggcaggggaggcctgAACATCCTTGTAGCTAAAGGTGCCTTTATTCAAGCACAGGGGCAGAATGGTGGTAGGCTCTGGCAGCCCGGAGACCCTTCCCAGGGGAAAACCAGCTCCCTCTGGCCATTTGTTTCAATCCTTCTCAACGATGCTTGTCCTTCCTGCTGGCTTCCATTCTGGCCTTGGCAGCTCCAGTCAACTTACGAGGTGAGCCATCCTCATCTGTGCCACTCGCGGCACTCGCTCCAGCCTTCCCAGTGCTTTTCCCCTGTGCAGAAACGACAAGGGCCATACCCATCAGTGGGGCACAAAGGCAGTGCCCCGTGAAGCAAGAGCCCTGCAGTCCCTAGGCCTGAGGAGTAAATAGGTGGAAGTTCCCCAAGGCCAGAGAGGTCATCATGGGGGCTGAACCACAAACAAGGAGCGCAGTCATTCTTCTTAGCTGGTTTAAGCCACTATTGAAAGAGGTCCACCCTGGAAGGCTTGAAGCTTGAACAGCCAATAGAGACAACTTGATTATTTTCAAGGGGCCAGGCAGGCAAGGAGAAAGAGGGTGTCTACAGACCAGGGCCAAATCCCTGGCTGGGCCACAGTGCCTGCCTGACACAGACAACCACCATTCAACGGCGCCAGAGTAGGAAAAAGCTGTCCTTGCAGAAGTGCAAGCTGTTAGGCAACTGGTTAATAGCAGCCCTATTAAAGGAAAAGCCAAGCATCCCTGGCtcctttttagggttgccaaaggatctggagaaaaatgtcatcctttcctttaatagaggcttcatgAGTGGAAATGGGCTGGTAAATATGATCACTTGATTGATACATAACAGGCcactaagcctctattaaaggaagaGGACATTGTTTATTTGTATGCTCATTTAGAAAATTGATACACCACCACTTCACACACCTTACTCCTCCTCCTACCCCATGGCCCCTGCAAGTGCTGTCTGTAAAGCTGCCAAATCcagatttggaaattcctggagattttgtgggtggggcatggggagggcggggtttggggaggagagagatctCAACAGGGCATAATGCCttaaagtccatcctccaaagcaaccattttcttcagaggaagatATCTGTATTCTGGAGAACAGTTCAAATTCAGGTGAGCTGTGCAGACcacacctagaggttggcaagcctgTGGACATgcagttatttgtttgtttgcattatttataggcCACCATTCTCACGGACACcctaggcagattacacagtagggctgccagcctccaggtggtggctggagatctcctggaattacaactgatttccaggtgacagagatcagttcccctggagaaaacggctgctgtggagggtggactcgatggcattataccattctcaGGCCCCTtccgtccccaaaccccaccatctctatgtttcagcccccaaatctccaggaatttcccaacctggacctggcaaccctattacacaGTGCATGATGCTTGATGGCGAGAGTTTGCCACTACCCAAGTATAGCTAAGGAAGCAAAACTGGGAGCCAGGAAGAAAAGTGATTTTGGCAGTTCATGAGGTTCTTGGGACAGGCCTTGCTTGCTGAGGCTGGTTGAAGTGGGGCCAAGATTTGGAACTGGTGAGGCGGGAGTGAACTTGTTCATCTAGAACAGTTGTTTCCAACACTTAAAATACCCACTAAACTTTAAGCTGGCTTGGCTTTCCAGTACCAGCCAAGATGACAGACTGGGGACAAGCGAAATGGAGAAAGAAAGGCCTCAGTTTTCCTCTTGGATTTCTAGATCCAGTCCTCTCTTTCCACTGCGCTTTAACCAGCTTTCCAATCACCTTCCCCTCTCTGATCATAGGTATGGCAGCCTGGTTGCCCCCATGTTATGCTCCATTAGTATGAGTGGCAAGTAGTGcatacattcagggctttttttcagctggaacgcagtggaacggagttctggaacctcttgaaagtggtcacatggctggtggctccgccccctgatctccagacagaggggagtttagattgccctccgcgccgctgagcggtgcggagggcaatctaaactcccctctgtatggagatcagggagcgggggccaccagtcatgtgaccactttctctgagggcaacccactgaaaaaaccacagaaaaaaagtcctgcatacattacagtagtcaaatcCTGGCACCGGGCCAGTTGACGGGACCAAACAGGCACAAAGATGAGCTTACCACCACCACCTGGCCTGCCATGGAAGACAGGAGTGCCTCCATAGTCGGGGGCTTCTTGCCATCTTGGCTCCGGAGCATCTTGAGGCGGCTCTTCTCCAGAAAGTCACACTGGTTGCGCAGGGAGTCTGCAGGGGAAGCTGAGATGCCTAAAAGAGACTTTTTGATtgcatataaaaaaaaaaaccaaactcttccctgcacacacatttatttattttggaaatttctgtgctgcctcttcagagaacctgctcaaggtggccaacaaagtaaaatatgattttaaaaaaacagtatataagtaatttttatttaaatattttatatcccaCATTTTCCCCCAATAGGGATCCAAGGCAGTTCACAACATTCTccttttcatcctcacaacaaccttgtgaggcaggtatTCTGAAAGAGAGTGACCAGgctaaggttacccagcaagcttccatggcagagcaggaattcaaaccAGAATCTCCCAGTCTCCATGTCTGACCCTCTAATCACACCACATCAGCCTATCACATATGAAACCTGTTTATGATCTGTTATTGATGAAGCACTTTTATTTCCTCCAAATGTTCAGTCTTTTCTGTGTCATGGCCAAAGCCATGTCAGAGGGACACTCACTCTTGTTTCCATTTTACAGATTGAGCACTGCATCTGAGAAAGCCACAGGTTGGTATACAGGGCATGAAATTCCAGTTTCAGGGAGCTCTTGAGAGAACAGGAGAAGATGTAAAGAGGGTTCAAGATCTACCAGAGATCTGTTAGCAACCACCTGGAGCTTTCATAAGATGCAGCCCATATCCATTTGGGCTCTGATCCACCCCAATCCCAAACTCTGGTGCACAGATGATGGTCTTTCTGCCATGGGTCAGAGTCTTGCTATGGCAGCTTCTCTCTGACTCCAGGCTTGGTGGCCTGGTTGCCCTTATTTCACCCGTTAGTATCTGGAGTAGCAGATGCCCAGTGCTTGATTTTTAGAAGAAGAGATTCAGAGATGCTCACATCTGTCCAGAAACACCTACATTCTGGAAGCTCTCTTCCTGAGGCAGGGCAACTCTCTGTAGTTACTCACTGGTGAGGGACATGCACTTTGCATCTGCTTAGGTATTTTGCATGCGCTCTTCATCTGCCCCAGGGTGAGCTCTAGTATTAGAAATGGATGCCCAGGCAGAACCCTAGCACAAGCTCAGCCCTGCAGACTCCTACCAATCAAATCCAATGGAGGGTGCTTGAACACAGGGTGGAAAGCCCGGTAGCCATTTTCATGTTTGGTCCCTGCAAAGAAAGAGGCCCACATAAGCTGTTAGGGCCTTTCATATGTGTGAAGTTTTATTTCTCCTTAGCAAAGCACTAACATAAGGAATGTCTGTCTTTGATTGATTTTTACAAGATATTACCAATGACTTTTACTGCGAAGAGAGAGGTTGCAGACACCTGGACATAAATGCAAGACCAATTGCCTCTTGGCATAACAAACAAAGGAGTAGAGGGATGGGATATGAGTGAGCAATCAGATTTGCGGCATGATCAGTCCTTTAAAATGTGCATGCATTAGCCAGGGATCAACATACTCTTGCTCAGGGGTAGGGAGGTGTCTGTCTGAACATCTTGTGTTTGTTACCAACAGGCGGGAGGTATAGGAGAAATGATCATTTCTAATCTGCATATGTTACTCAAGGAAGACACGTATTTAAAATTACTATCTGCCTACTCTACGTTGCTGTAACAGCCAGGAGCAAATTACCCTGGTCAGGCAGGCTCAGATCTGATCTTGTGCATTTGCTCCTCCCATTCTTTTCAACAATCCAAGGAAAAGTCAGTTTGAAAGAAAATGTTTCTAGCCCTTataggggaggagggaggagaaaagcatAACACTTTGAAATAGGCACCTCTGTGCTTACAACTTTGTTGGTGACCCTCAGATAGGAAATCTGTGTATGTCTGATTACACCTTTGAGAAgtgaagggctgtggctcaggatATCCAATGCACTTTGCGTGCAAAAGTGACTACTTTGTTCTCCAGTTAAAGAAACTTGGTGGCATGTGTACCTGAGCCTCTGGAGAACTACTGTCAGAGGAGAGAATATTGGGCTAGATTGACTGATAGTCTGACTTTATAAGGCAATTGCATATACATGCTTTTGGGGCTGGGGTAATGATGATGCCAGCTGTTGTGACGTGCCTAGACCACGTGAATACCTGGGGCACCACGTTCTACCCTACATATATAGTAGGTCCCCCTGGGGGTGAGGAACTTGTTGGCGTTGTCTTCTGGAAACTTGACCAGGAAAAGCAGCTTCAAGGTTCCATTTTCTTCACACAAATCAATGAGCTCTAAAAGGGAATCAAAAGGATTGCATGGCTAGGTGGACTCTTGCTTCTGCCTCTCCACAAATGTCAGCAAGGACTTTGCCCTTCCATCATTGGTTAGGGACTTTGTACCACCCTCGtccttctcaagccctgctccGCCTTCTTATATACCATGCTGCTTTTTTAACTACTGGGGGTTTTTATGGttaaatttttggatttttaaaaatttgatagTATGGTCTTACCAAGTTTACAATTTTATTCTAAGGCAGCTCGAACAAAATGTGCGGAGCAGTGGTTACTATATAGGATAAACAGAAGAAGACTTATCGTCCCGGGAACTGGCAGGAGCCAGGTGGTCCACCAGGAAATGATCGGTGATTCCCTGGTGAACCTCCAACTACCTTTAGCCCAGTCCTGCCCTAGGAatcaaaaataaaacatgaaaatatcCACTTTACTAGGATAAGTTGTAACCCTTCAGAAACATTAATaaacagaaaattttaaaaataaataaataaaacatgcaaTATTTGCAAGTAAAAAGTATGACAGAAATGGCTAGTTAAGTTCTTATCTTTGCTTTAAATGGTTGCCAGAGCCGAATTCAAAATCTAAGACACAATCAGTCCTTCCCTTCCTTGTGGCTGTTTCCAAACGTAGCAATCAGAAAAATAATGTAACACAATTCTCATTGGAAAATGAACCCTCGAGACCAAATTACATGACACTGACACTCTGTGAACGACTGTCATATCGCTGACCTCTTTTAGCTTATAAAACAAACAGGAGAACCAGCATTTTCTCATGCTTCTGAGGCAAACAGAATGGGAGCAAGGGATTTTGCATGCAAGAGGCACAGAGAAGAACGAGGGAGAATATAGGCTAGGTACACCTAAAAACAGAACAGTGGCCTTGCTAAAATACACCAAGGTGTCCAATGAAACTCAGCTGTGAGCAGGGCACACCAAGGCTGGCCTTCGTCTGCATGTAGGAATTCAGAGGGCATTTGGCTGGCCACCGTGTGAAACGCAGCACTGGACTAGAAGGGCCATGGGACTGATCTAGCATGGCTGCTCTTCTCTTCCCTGCGGTGTACACCAAGCATCTGGTACACTGCCCGTGCACAGCTGTCGTAGCTAATCATCAGCCACAGACCCAAATCTCTGTGATCTATCCCTTCAGTTACCTCCAGCAACTACAAACAGGCATTATTCTCACCAGTTAAGGGACTATTTCAGGAAAGCCTTTTCACGGGCCACCAGAGCCCATCTCTTCATTTCCCAAACTGCACCTGTTATCTCTCCCACCCACAGATATCCCCATGGGGACTTACACTAAGCTAGTGCTGGCAGTTTCCAGCTGCAGGTAAAAGAAGCCTGATCTGCCGGTGAGCTTTGAAATTCTATATCCTCTCAATACTTCCTGTGTCTGTACGTTCAGTTTTTAGAACACAGTCCTGACGGGGGGAGGCTGAAAGCACCCTGGAAGCTGACTAGGAGTTACGACAGTGTATCCCAGACTTACACCATCTTAACCTCCCATATGACAGTGCAGTGGCCCAGCACTGCTCCTCACAGGTCCCCCATCAGCACCCAGCCATGGCGGCTGGGCATGGGCATAACCAGGCCGTGAGTCCCTATGCCAGCGGGCCAGAGGGTGGGCTGGGAGATGGGGCATGACTTGgtctgctccctaagccatttcagACATGGGAACACCCCCATGAATAACACAAACTTACGTCTCAAAAAAATGGTGGCATAGCCCATAGTTTCCCACTGGGCAGGTcaatctctgcccccccgccCAGCTCCATCCAAGCTGCGCAGgagcataggattgccaactaccactTTTGGAATGATGCTACCAGTGCTCATATTTCTCCcttttttattaggaccagccaAAATATCATTAAACAATAAGCAAGATTTCAAGTTCCCCAGAATTCGCCATGAGACTGGGTGTACAGCACAAACCACTACTCAAAAAgtgggaagagaaggaggaggagaaaagattTTTCAGGGCATGGTGGAGAAAACCTTAGGCTTCTGTCATGCCCTGAAACAATTTTTCCCCTTTCCATCCTTTCTTGTTTTTCTACTGATCTAGTCTGCTGAGGAGTTTGGAGGGACTTGAACGCTTGCCAATGTGTGATTTAtttttggttggtcctaacaGAAAGctgccctgacctgcatagcccaggcaaAGCTGATCctatcagattttggaagctaagcagggttggccttgtttagtaattggatgggagacctccaaagaagacaagggttactatgcagaggcaggcaattgcaaaccgcctctgttagtctcttgccttgaaaacagcagcaggggtcaccataagtcagctacgacttgagggcattctccaccgccaatttaaaaagatattaaattaccgttttttaaatttttcagtgAACCAACAACCCGTACCTACAATCTTACCACAGTATGTCCAGCAACTGCTGTGCTGAGTGCTGTGTGGAATCTGTTTGTGTATATGCCCTAAATCCACATTCCCAGTCCAGTTCTCCACCAGCAGCCTTGCAAAATTCAAGGTCACGTGCAGTGCCCTCTTTTGGATCTCTGGAAGCCCGCAGTCATCTCACCTGTCCTCTCGAGTCCTGCCTTGTCACGTATGTAGTGCATTAATAGTAAGAATGAGCAGTTGATGTTGGCCAGGAATTGTTGGTTGTCTGCAAGAGAAGGAGCTGAGATAGCTGCTGCGGCCCTGCTTCTTCCAGGCTTCCCAGACAGAGCCAGGCTGTACAATCTGTCCACAGTTGTGGCAGGTTCTGGGTTACATACTATTGATGGTGTAGGTTTTGAAGAGTTTTGTCCCAGAGTAAATAGTCTATTCATTTCCAAAGTTTACAAACATTTTAAAGTATGGCGGGGTGGGCAGGTGGAAAGCGGGATATAGACGTTTCAGGAAGTAGATCCTAGCACACAGCGATTATGCATGGCCAGTCACATAGGCAAAAGAGCATGGTCTCTTAATTGTAAGGAGCTGGGAGGGGTTGCAGTGGTGATCACATGACTGAGACAATTGAACCTGAAGCTGAATAAGCAGCTAAATACTTAAAAGGGATGTTGCCGGCTGTCCTGATTATTCCTCTTGTGCACCTGCCAATTTAGGGAAGGGCCAGCTGTGATCTGCAAAGGACAGGGGCAGGTTGGCTGTCTAAGGGTGCCCCATTTATGTTTGCCCAAGCTTCTCTCCCCAACAGATTAGAGCTGAATGCCTTCCTAACTTACATGCCAGCCAAGGACCCATGTCTCTGGGGTCCTATGGGTAATTCTCAACTTACCTCCATGTTTTATGGTAATGAACATGCCCCAGCTGCCCTTTGCACTGCTGGAGGGCtctctgcatgctaagcaggccCTCGGCCCATTGTGACATCTTGTAACCTCAGAATATGGAACACTCTGCAAGGACAATGATGGCACAGTTTCTGCAGTTACCCAAACCTGGCTGCTGGAAGGAACAACAGTCAGATCTTGCTGCTTAAGGAATCCATGCCAGGGGAAGAGAATGGCCTAAGCCAGCCTCAGAGTTGTGATGCAAAAAGGACATGTAGGAAAGGAGGCCATAGGTGGTTGCCAACTTAGCTGTAGGCTTCCAAGATAAGAATGTGGAGAGTCCCAACTGCaagtctctctacaagagacctcttacatgaggacattcaagtgaagagagatgcaatgtcagcggggaagcatagtttaaaaagacagagccaaaggctctgtcaatttcacctctctacaggaaggtagtttaaaaagacagagctggcagagatctctcctcagaggatttgtttatttcatcttcgccttcccGAACTATACTTCCCTGCTAACATTttaactcccttcatgtgagcatcctcgtgtaagaggtctcatgcagagagactctgtaTCAGGGCAAACCATGATTAGGGCCTTGAAAGTACAGGGTTTCAACTGAAAGCAAAGCGGGAAGTTAAGGATAAAAGGTACTAGGCAATCCACTTGCAAAGGCCAACCTGGAATTTGTAATTATTctgagaaaataataataataacatttgatttatataggaaaacttaacatccactcagagtggtttacaaagtatgtcattattatccccacaacaacaatcaccctgtgaggtgggtagggctgagagagctccagagagctgtgactagcccaaagtcacccagctggcttcaagtggaggagtggggaatcaaacccagttctccagattagagtcctgctgctcttaaccactacccccaaactggctctcctgagtGGCACTGTGGTCAAGGGACCCAGGAGGGCCAGTAGACAAGCATGAAAAAGGGCAGAAGAAGATATGGGCATCAAGGAGGGAAGGCTTAC belongs to Eublepharis macularius isolate TG4126 chromosome 13, MPM_Emac_v1.0, whole genome shotgun sequence and includes:
- the C13HXorf65 gene encoding uncharacterized protein CXorf65 homolog: MFITIKHGDNQQFLANINCSFLLLMHYIRDKAGLERTELIDLCEENGTLKLLFLVKFPEDNANKFLTPRGTYYICRVERGAPGTKHENGYRAFHPVFKHPPLDLIDSLRNQCDFLEKSRLKMLRSQDGKKPPTMEALLSSMAGQVVGKSTGKAGASAASGTDEDGSPRKLTGAAKARMEASRKDKHR